A genomic window from Chlorobium phaeobacteroides DSM 266 includes:
- the istB gene encoding IS21-like element helper ATPase IstB: MERTITTIQEHARELNLTGLAGTVDLLLEEARKSEPSYSDFALTLLESELSCRRKAHLERRRKIANLPLLHDLDHYDSGVQNGISQVQLQQLRQLLWLDQNFNLILIGPSGTGKSYLAGGLCHEALKLGYHALFRTMDDLIQTIRFKEITAAAAREYKRLLSAHLLVIDDIMMFPLEKSVAVGLFQLVNQLHEQTSFIITTNKSPKEWAEMLGDEVLATALLDRLLYKCEVIKLTGKSYRLEHRTTIFEQQQSPEGGGNRRKKQLPLQKGVGNHCKMT, translated from the coding sequence ATGGAAAGAACCATTACCACCATACAGGAACACGCCCGAGAACTTAATCTCACCGGGCTGGCAGGAACCGTCGATCTCCTGCTCGAAGAAGCGCGCAAAAGCGAACCATCCTACAGTGATTTTGCGCTGACCCTGCTTGAAAGTGAACTCTCCTGCCGACGGAAAGCTCATCTTGAACGGCGCCGGAAAATAGCAAACCTTCCGTTGCTCCATGATCTTGATCATTATGACTCGGGAGTGCAAAACGGGATCAGCCAAGTCCAGCTCCAGCAGTTACGGCAACTGCTCTGGCTCGACCAGAACTTCAACCTGATCCTTATCGGGCCAAGCGGAACCGGCAAGAGCTATCTTGCTGGCGGGCTCTGCCATGAAGCGCTGAAACTCGGTTATCACGCACTGTTCCGCACCATGGATGACCTCATCCAGACTATCAGGTTCAAAGAGATTACAGCGGCGGCAGCAAGAGAGTACAAACGATTGTTGAGTGCGCATCTGCTGGTTATCGACGACATCATGATGTTCCCGCTGGAAAAAAGTGTTGCCGTCGGGCTGTTCCAGCTTGTCAACCAACTGCATGAACAGACATCATTCATCATTACCACCAATAAAAGCCCGAAAGAGTGGGCAGAGATGCTTGGCGACGAGGTTCTTGCGACGGCTCTGCTTGATCGGCTGCTCTACAAGTGCGAAGTCATTAAACTGACCGGCAAGAGCTACCGGCTCGAACACCGGACAACCATCTTCGAACAACAACAATCGCCGGAAGGAGGGGGCAATCGTAGAAAAAAGCAACTACCACTTCAAAAAGGAGTAGGAAATCATTGCAAAATGACGTAA
- a CDS encoding ArdC family protein, giving the protein MSVTVYEIITGQIIAQLENGVAPWRQPWSVGLPKNLVSGKVYRGINLFLLSTAGCEYFLTRNQAEELGGTIRCKGLPVVFWKILERENKKTGEKELTPFMRYYKVYPANGVEGLDVPSPIGENNSSIERAEAIIQGMPNRPVINYGGNDACYIPSRDEVRVPALENFSDSADFYQTTYHELAHSTGHSSRLKREGVTQNWGFGSHEYSDEELLAEMTASFLSGVAGIEQKTMQSSAAYLNGWLKKMKADPKFIIQVSSRAQKAADYILGHHDEDPG; this is encoded by the coding sequence ATGTCAGTTACTGTCTATGAAATCATCACCGGTCAGATTATTGCCCAGCTTGAAAACGGCGTTGCACCCTGGCGTCAGCCCTGGAGCGTCGGTTTACCGAAAAACCTGGTTTCAGGGAAGGTTTATCGGGGTATCAACCTCTTTTTACTCTCCACGGCGGGGTGCGAATATTTCCTGACAAGAAATCAGGCTGAGGAACTGGGCGGTACCATACGCTGCAAGGGGCTCCCGGTTGTTTTCTGGAAGATACTTGAAAGAGAAAACAAGAAGACCGGCGAGAAGGAGCTTACCCCTTTTATGCGCTATTACAAGGTTTACCCTGCCAACGGTGTTGAAGGCCTTGATGTACCATCGCCCATCGGAGAGAACAACAGCTCAATCGAAAGAGCTGAGGCAATTATCCAGGGAATGCCGAACCGGCCGGTGATCAATTACGGCGGAAACGATGCCTGTTACATCCCGTCCCGTGATGAGGTAAGAGTACCGGCATTGGAGAACTTTTCAGACAGTGCTGACTTTTATCAAACCACCTATCATGAGTTGGCGCATAGCACTGGACACAGCTCACGCCTCAAGAGAGAGGGCGTAACTCAAAACTGGGGATTCGGCTCACACGAGTACTCCGATGAAGAGCTTCTCGCCGAAATGACCGCTTCGTTCCTCTCCGGAGTGGCCGGTATCGAGCAGAAAACAATGCAGAGCTCGGCGGCCTATCTCAACGGCTGGCTCAAGAAAATGAAAGCTGATCCGAAATTCATCATTCAGGTCAGCTCAAGAGCACAGAAGGCGGCTGATTACATCCTTGGCCACCATGACGAAGACCCCGGTTGA
- a CDS encoding NACHT domain-containing protein has protein sequence MITFDSSYDFIELNRTFHEISKESSQNDDVDISQAFSGESFNWPNLIKEYRIIILSEAGSGKTAEIRNVACKLREQGKPSFFLRLEHIPTDFEDAFEVGTYEVFNEWLASAEEGWLFLDSVDEARLRHPGDFERAIRNLSRQISTAIDRTHIYITSRMTAWRPKTDLDLCKAKLPYAMAAISNPDPQAEDEDPDGSLHIKTDLQDRDKPIFKIVSLNDLSSDQIALFVKARGIEESNAFLDAVERADAKWFTSRPQDLEELTEFWIDNGRIGTRLEIIQNSINRRLAERDQGRADVYQLSADRARQGARLLAAATTLTHDPTIRVPDGLKNTKGIAVQSILSDWDNKEQSTLLSRPIYDEAIYGTVRFHHRSVREYLTAEWFAELLKRETSRRNIESLFFRNQYGMDIVVPTLRPILPWLAIMDVKILERVRKIAPEIIFEGGDPARLPVEVRRQILREVCEQMADGVTGRSARSYEAVQRFANPDLTDEIRELIRKYADNDTLTEFLLRMVWLGQLEGALSEAMSVALIPHAEKYARLSAFSAVKAIGDEDAQECIRQSFLNEASELNREFLAELLKDLQPTEHTLRWLLVCLEKSETKVRFAGDHLTDAVTKFVAAADIELLSQLVFGLNSLLDCPPIIAHYCEVSEKFQWLIMPACKAVERLILIRHPASFDSDTLAILRKCSAMHVHGINDLPEVKTEFSKLVPAWPELNRALFWFEVQKSREALDKKRGERLTDFWAAGAWRALWKFEISDFDYVTEEISRQTFLDDKLVALSQAIHLYKAANRPSAWRLRLNKLVKGNDELSERLRNYLRPPAESIELRRINQQNAKWNRLAEAERKKKESIHLDWKKFLNDNLDEARAELRDKPGIITNSLFYLYHQAQDKKNTRWRYADNNWNTLIPEYGEEVAHFYRDAVVSFWRCHEPKLRSEGAPFNETPWTVIIGLTGLEIEATETNEWPTNLSTEEVELICKYASFEINGFPTWFPKLFEMYPKIVCDFLMQEIRYELSIEKPETDTYYILNDVSAMSQWAWDQLAPSIYEFLEASEPKNLSNLEKLLKILQGSNLSDGLIEELSSRKCTILEDLYHLARWFALWTSVAPKVAIESLKARIEEIVDPKEQTLFTMTFVTHLFLKRSAERRGEEASTRQVFQTPECLKSLYLLMHEYIRSQDDIEHTGPEAYSPGLRDDAQDARNSLFNVLNKIPGKESFMALIDIANKHPDDAVRPWMMLHAKTRAEQDGDNEAWSPSQVRDFYEKLERTPSNHTELAELAILRLLDLKDDLEHGDSSIASLLQRGATQETEMRKFIGWQLREKAFDRYSIPQEEELADAKKPDLRFHGVSFDGPVPVELKLADNWTGPQLFERLENQLCGDYLRDNRSGRGVFVLVYRGGKPHWEVPGSGNRVDFEGLTSALQEHWTQISPKFSNVDDIKVIGIDLTKRSS, from the coding sequence ATGATCACCTTTGACTCAAGCTACGATTTTATCGAGCTTAACAGGACATTCCATGAGATATCAAAAGAAAGCAGCCAAAACGATGACGTCGATATCAGCCAGGCATTTTCCGGAGAGAGCTTTAACTGGCCCAACCTCATCAAAGAGTACCGAATTATAATTTTGTCCGAGGCTGGATCAGGCAAAACTGCCGAAATCCGTAACGTTGCATGCAAGCTTAGGGAGCAGGGAAAACCTTCATTTTTTCTTCGCTTGGAACATATTCCCACAGATTTTGAGGATGCCTTTGAGGTTGGAACCTACGAAGTCTTTAATGAATGGTTGGCATCCGCTGAGGAAGGATGGCTTTTTCTGGACTCAGTTGACGAAGCACGCCTTCGACATCCCGGTGACTTTGAGCGCGCTATCCGTAATTTAAGCAGACAAATCAGTACAGCTATAGATCGTACGCATATTTACATAACCAGTCGAATGACAGCGTGGCGGCCTAAGACTGATCTCGACTTGTGTAAAGCGAAACTGCCTTATGCAATGGCAGCCATATCGAACCCTGATCCGCAAGCTGAGGATGAGGATCCTGACGGAAGCCTGCATATAAAAACTGATCTTCAAGATAGAGATAAACCGATTTTCAAAATCGTTTCGCTCAATGATCTTTCATCTGATCAAATTGCGTTATTTGTCAAGGCTCGAGGAATCGAGGAAAGCAATGCGTTTCTCGATGCAGTGGAGCGTGCAGACGCCAAGTGGTTCACATCACGCCCTCAGGATTTGGAGGAGCTGACCGAATTTTGGATAGACAACGGTCGGATTGGGACGCGCCTTGAGATCATACAAAACAGCATCAATCGAAGATTGGCTGAGCGTGACCAAGGGCGTGCTGATGTATATCAACTTTCAGCAGATCGAGCTCGTCAAGGTGCAAGGCTTTTGGCTGCAGCAACTACGTTAACTCATGATCCCACAATCAGGGTCCCCGATGGATTAAAAAATACAAAAGGGATTGCCGTGCAATCCATACTTTCCGATTGGGATAACAAGGAGCAGTCGACTTTGCTGTCACGCCCCATATACGATGAGGCGATTTATGGTACGGTACGTTTCCACCATCGCTCGGTACGGGAGTACCTGACTGCCGAGTGGTTCGCCGAACTACTCAAGAGGGAAACGTCGCGTCGAAATATAGAATCGCTATTCTTCCGCAATCAGTACGGCATGGACATTGTTGTACCTACGTTGCGTCCGATTTTGCCTTGGCTGGCCATTATGGATGTGAAGATCCTGGAGCGAGTCCGCAAAATCGCACCCGAAATTATTTTTGAAGGTGGTGACCCTGCTCGGTTGCCTGTAGAGGTTCGTCGTCAAATACTGCGTGAAGTATGCGAGCAAATGGCTGACGGTGTTACTGGCCGCTCGGCACGAAGCTATGAAGCAGTTCAGCGCTTTGCCAACCCGGACCTGACTGACGAGATTCGTGAGTTGATTCGGAAATATGCTGACAACGATACCCTGACAGAATTCTTGCTTCGCATGGTTTGGCTTGGACAGCTTGAGGGGGCACTTTCTGAAGCTATGTCGGTTGCGCTGATACCACATGCAGAAAAATATGCCCGTTTATCTGCATTCAGTGCTGTCAAGGCTATTGGTGACGAGGATGCTCAGGAGTGTATTCGACAGAGCTTTCTGAATGAAGCTTCTGAACTTAATCGGGAGTTTTTAGCTGAACTGCTCAAGGATCTCCAGCCGACAGAACATACATTGCGTTGGCTTTTAGTGTGCCTGGAAAAAAGTGAAACAAAAGTGCGTTTTGCAGGAGATCATCTAACGGATGCCGTAACCAAATTTGTTGCTGCCGCTGACATTGAGCTGCTTTCACAGCTTGTTTTTGGATTGAACAGTTTGCTTGACTGCCCGCCCATTATCGCCCATTATTGCGAAGTATCAGAAAAATTTCAGTGGTTGATAATGCCAGCATGTAAAGCTGTTGAGCGACTGATACTGATCCGTCATCCTGCATCGTTCGATTCAGATACACTCGCAATCTTGCGCAAATGCTCAGCTATGCATGTTCATGGTATAAATGACCTGCCTGAAGTTAAAACAGAGTTCTCAAAGCTCGTTCCCGCATGGCCTGAGCTGAACCGGGCGTTGTTTTGGTTTGAAGTGCAAAAATCGAGGGAGGCCCTTGACAAAAAGCGAGGCGAACGGCTGACTGACTTCTGGGCGGCTGGGGCTTGGAGGGCATTATGGAAGTTTGAGATTTCTGATTTTGATTATGTAACGGAGGAAATTTCTCGCCAAACATTTCTGGACGACAAATTGGTTGCCTTGTCGCAGGCTATTCATCTTTACAAAGCGGCTAATCGACCGAGCGCATGGCGTTTACGTCTGAATAAATTGGTCAAAGGCAACGATGAGTTGTCTGAGCGTTTAAGAAACTATTTGAGGCCGCCAGCTGAAAGTATTGAATTGCGTCGCATAAATCAGCAGAATGCCAAATGGAACAGACTTGCCGAAGCCGAACGAAAGAAAAAAGAAAGCATCCACTTAGACTGGAAAAAATTCCTCAACGATAATCTTGACGAGGCTCGAGCGGAACTTCGCGATAAGCCTGGTATAATCACAAACTCTCTGTTTTATCTTTATCATCAGGCTCAGGATAAGAAGAATACGAGATGGCGGTATGCCGACAATAACTGGAATACGCTGATCCCTGAGTACGGAGAGGAGGTTGCACATTTCTACAGAGATGCCGTAGTCTCTTTTTGGCGGTGTCATGAGCCAAAATTGCGATCGGAAGGTGCTCCATTCAACGAAACTCCCTGGACGGTAATCATTGGTCTCACGGGTCTTGAAATCGAGGCCACTGAAACTAATGAGTGGCCGACGAATCTGAGTACTGAGGAAGTTGAACTCATTTGCAAGTATGCTTCCTTTGAGATAAATGGCTTTCCAACATGGTTCCCCAAGCTTTTTGAGATGTACCCAAAGATTGTCTGTGACTTTCTTATGCAAGAAATCCGGTATGAGCTGTCGATAGAGAAGCCGGAGACAGACACATATTACATTCTAAACGATGTGAGTGCAATGAGCCAATGGGCTTGGGATCAGCTTGCGCCAAGCATCTACGAATTCCTTGAAGCATCGGAGCCGAAGAACCTCTCCAACTTGGAAAAGCTATTGAAGATTCTTCAGGGGTCAAACTTATCTGATGGCTTGATTGAAGAGTTATCTTCTCGAAAATGTACAATCTTAGAGGATTTGTACCATTTAGCTCGCTGGTTTGCCCTATGGACAAGCGTTGCTCCTAAAGTCGCAATTGAATCTCTCAAAGCTCGAATTGAAGAGATAGTTGATCCGAAGGAGCAAACTTTATTCACGATGACCTTTGTAACTCATCTATTTCTCAAGCGTAGCGCTGAACGCAGAGGTGAAGAGGCTTCTACACGGCAGGTATTTCAAACTCCGGAGTGCCTGAAATCACTCTATCTGCTTATGCACGAGTATATCCGGAGCCAGGATGATATAGAGCATACCGGACCCGAAGCTTATTCACCAGGATTGCGTGACGATGCGCAGGATGCGCGGAATAGTCTGTTTAACGTATTGAACAAGATTCCTGGAAAGGAGTCGTTTATGGCCTTGATTGACATTGCCAATAAGCACCCGGACGATGCCGTTCGGCCATGGATGATGCTTCATGCCAAGACAAGGGCTGAACAGGACGGCGATAATGAAGCGTGGTCACCATCGCAAGTAAGGGATTTTTATGAGAAGCTGGAACGTACGCCCAGCAATCACACGGAATTGGCAGAACTTGCTATCCTGCGGCTTCTCGACCTCAAGGACGACTTGGAGCACGGTGACAGTAGTATCGCGAGTCTCCTGCAACGTGGTGCAACTCAAGAAACTGAGATGCGCAAGTTTATTGGGTGGCAGTTACGTGAAAAAGCTTTCGACAGGTATTCCATTCCACAGGAAGAGGAACTTGCCGATGCGAAAAAACCTGATCTGAGATTTCATGGGGTAAGTTTCGATGGTCCGGTTCCTGTCGAGCTTAAGCTTGCCGATAATTGGACTGGTCCGCAACTGTTCGAGCGCCTCGAAAATCAGCTTTGCGGCGATTATCTGCGAGACAATCGTTCAGGTCGAGGTGTCTTTGTGCTTGTATATCGAGGCGGGAAGCCTCATTGGGAAGTCCCCGGTAGCGGTAATCGTGTGGATTTTGAAGGATTGACTAGCGCCCTTCAGGAGCATTGGACGCAGATTTCCCCGAAATTTTCAAATGTTGACGACATCAAGGTGATTGGAATAGACCTGACGAAGAGATCGAGCTGA
- the istA gene encoding IS21 family transposase encodes MYNKVKEFAREGLSIRQISRKTGMDRVTVRKFLRMTDEEFSAFLALQKRRLRKLQPYEQFVKDRVTDYPDCSATQVEDWLKEHHPVFPEVTTRTIYSFVQWIRKAYDLPKPKGTPRAYHPVEQLPYGEQAQVDFGEYWMASADACKVKVHFMIMLLSRSRRKFVSFSQQPITTRFVLEAHEQAFSFFEGIPHTLVYDQDSTIVTDENRGAILYTEAFRKYLLHRSLKIHLCRKSDPESKGKIEAGVKYVKYNFLPGRRFVNLEVLNQEALLWLERTANAKEHATTRLIPDAEWQVEKQHLRPFEPLPYPISGTVGKEYHVRKDNTISYRGNFYSLPVGTYAGPGTLVVLEVRQNTLCLYAQEGRLLANHPIESGKGTVVINNNHRRDTSSKLRELQDSLMLLFTNQEHAERFLESIHNRYPRYSRDQFLHVRNAISGCQQKLIDDALAHCVDHHLFSSGEFHDILHHYRKQEEKQSHQAVFNTFRPKTLRSDMDRMLSFVPDSSGITTYENIFS; translated from the coding sequence ATGTACAACAAAGTTAAGGAATTTGCCCGAGAAGGATTAAGCATCCGCCAAATCAGTCGAAAGACGGGCATGGACAGAGTGACGGTGCGCAAGTTCCTCCGCATGACCGATGAGGAATTCAGTGCGTTTCTTGCTCTGCAGAAGCGGCGCCTCCGAAAATTGCAGCCTTATGAACAGTTCGTCAAGGATAGGGTTACCGACTATCCTGACTGCAGTGCAACTCAAGTTGAAGACTGGCTGAAGGAGCATCACCCTGTTTTTCCGGAGGTAACGACTCGAACGATCTACTCTTTTGTCCAGTGGATCCGAAAAGCCTATGATCTTCCAAAACCGAAAGGAACCCCTCGTGCCTATCATCCGGTCGAGCAACTTCCTTACGGAGAGCAGGCGCAGGTTGATTTCGGTGAGTACTGGATGGCGAGTGCTGATGCCTGCAAAGTGAAGGTGCACTTCATGATCATGCTGCTCTCCCGAAGCCGCAGGAAGTTTGTCAGCTTCAGCCAGCAACCGATTACGACCCGTTTTGTGCTTGAGGCTCATGAACAGGCATTTTCTTTTTTTGAGGGCATACCGCACACACTGGTCTATGATCAGGATTCCACCATTGTTACCGATGAGAACCGGGGTGCTATCCTCTATACTGAGGCATTCAGGAAATACCTGTTGCACCGCAGTCTGAAGATCCATCTCTGTCGGAAAAGCGATCCGGAAAGCAAAGGAAAAATCGAGGCCGGCGTCAAATATGTGAAGTACAACTTCCTGCCGGGGCGACGCTTCGTCAATCTTGAAGTCCTGAACCAGGAAGCGTTGCTCTGGCTTGAACGAACAGCCAATGCCAAGGAACATGCCACAACGCGGCTGATACCTGATGCTGAATGGCAGGTGGAGAAACAGCATCTTCGTCCTTTTGAACCCTTACCCTATCCGATTTCCGGTACTGTCGGTAAAGAGTATCACGTTCGCAAAGACAACACGATCTCGTATCGAGGGAATTTCTATAGCCTGCCGGTCGGCACCTATGCAGGGCCGGGGACACTGGTTGTGCTGGAAGTCAGGCAGAACACCCTTTGTCTCTATGCTCAAGAGGGCAGGTTGCTGGCCAATCACCCGATTGAGAGCGGCAAAGGCACCGTGGTGATCAACAACAACCATCGCCGTGATACCTCCTCCAAACTGCGAGAGTTGCAGGATTCGCTCATGCTGCTTTTCACCAATCAGGAACACGCGGAACGGTTTCTTGAAAGCATCCACAACCGTTATCCCCGATACAGTCGAGACCAGTTCCTGCATGTACGCAATGCCATCAGCGGATGCCAGCAGAAGCTGATTGATGATGCCCTCGCACACTGTGTCGATCATCATCTCTTTTCGTCCGGTGAGTTCCATGATATCCTGCACCATTACCGGAAGCAGGAGGAAAAACAGAGTCATCAGGCGGTGTTCAACACCTTCCGCCCGAAAACACTCCGAAGTGATATGGACAGGATGCTCTCGTTCGTGCCGGACAGCAGTGGCATAACCACCTATGAAAACATTTTCAGTTAA
- a CDS encoding Fic family protein, protein MKTSLKNTTVDDSLILYAELNDAEIRASQRHLKTGLFKRIVSGVLSASPEKEWPAIIALHRIRVLAALFPGAVIGYRSAFSGGMPVDGVMHLSYSYKRVVDLPGLQVVLVKGHGNVQGDQPMSGRNIFFPSQARMLMENLTQSRGAIRKAMGRVAVEERLISIYESRGPEALNRIREEARTIAATLEFEKEFSVLNDLIGSILGTKSAQLATAAGQALAAGTPFDARRLALFETLAATLRAMPLMQKPSPTTTGSARFNFAFLESYFSNFIEGTEFDVSEARRIVLEGKIIDQRPKDSHDILGVFRQVIDPGWSNQSMAPGEAVLHQLRQRHADLMKERPEAAPGDFKDRENFAGNTTFVSPRNVRGTMIEGSKLLPSVQSGMARALLAMFIVSEVHPFIDGNGRLARLVMNAELSVVNACRVIVPTLFREEYLDCLRVLTRQGKPEPFISAMQKIQQWTAAFDYTDLDRVIEQMKACNAFEKSLKQYQLLNFSDLGTGSH, encoded by the coding sequence ATGAAGACATCGCTAAAAAACACGACAGTCGATGACTCTCTGATCCTTTATGCAGAACTCAATGATGCTGAGATAAGAGCTTCACAACGGCACCTGAAAACCGGGTTGTTTAAGCGGATTGTCTCTGGCGTTCTCAGCGCCAGCCCTGAAAAGGAGTGGCCGGCAATTATTGCTTTGCACAGAATACGAGTCCTCGCTGCTCTTTTCCCTGGTGCGGTCATCGGCTATCGCAGTGCCTTCAGTGGCGGTATGCCCGTCGATGGCGTGATGCACCTCAGCTACAGCTACAAAAGGGTTGTCGATTTGCCGGGATTACAAGTCGTTCTGGTCAAGGGACACGGAAATGTTCAAGGTGACCAGCCAATGTCCGGACGAAACATATTTTTTCCCTCTCAAGCACGCATGTTGATGGAAAACCTCACCCAGAGTCGTGGAGCGATCAGAAAAGCCATGGGTCGTGTTGCCGTCGAAGAACGGCTGATCAGTATTTACGAATCGAGAGGCCCTGAAGCTCTCAACCGCATCAGGGAAGAAGCTCGCACTATTGCAGCCACCCTGGAGTTTGAGAAGGAATTCAGCGTGTTGAATGACCTCATCGGAAGCATTCTCGGAACAAAAAGTGCCCAACTCGCCACTGCAGCAGGACAAGCACTGGCCGCAGGTACACCTTTTGACGCTCGGCGTTTGGCCCTTTTTGAAACGTTGGCCGCCACATTGCGAGCAATGCCTCTCATGCAAAAACCATCACCAACCACAACCGGAAGCGCGCGCTTCAATTTTGCGTTTCTGGAGTCCTATTTCAGCAACTTCATCGAGGGTACGGAATTCGATGTCTCTGAAGCTCGGCGAATTGTACTTGAAGGGAAAATTATCGACCAACGCCCGAAAGACTCTCACGATATTCTCGGTGTATTCCGGCAAGTCATCGATCCCGGATGGTCAAACCAATCGATGGCACCAGGAGAAGCTGTCTTGCATCAGTTGCGGCAGCGCCATGCTGATCTGATGAAAGAACGTCCGGAAGCGGCTCCCGGTGATTTCAAAGACCGAGAGAATTTTGCGGGAAACACCACGTTCGTTTCACCGAGAAACGTACGCGGAACAATGATTGAAGGCAGCAAGCTCCTGCCATCGGTTCAATCCGGCATGGCGAGGGCATTGCTTGCAATGTTCATCGTCTCGGAAGTACATCCATTCATTGATGGAAATGGCCGACTGGCACGCCTCGTCATGAACGCAGAATTGTCTGTTGTCAATGCATGCAGAGTGATTGTACCAACGTTATTCAGAGAGGAATATCTGGACTGCCTGCGCGTGCTTACACGGCAAGGAAAACCAGAACCATTCATTTCCGCCATGCAGAAAATCCAGCAATGGACCGCCGCGTTCGACTACACCGACCTGGATCGAGTGATTGAGCAGATGAAGGCCTGCAACGCATTCGAAAAATCCCTCAAGCAGTACCAGTTGCTCAACTTTTCTGACTTGGGTACCGGTTCTCACTAA
- a CDS encoding DUF1643 domain-containing protein, with protein MNQIIKGKVYSHELDGWLVSWESESEYRHWCHQTNENFVENLLVVMFNPGSLSGDGKNLRKDTTLRILREVCGPAGVNPFVVNLFDYASPSPDELFSNWEKRDGCGLIFSKLEMIKFSAFIMAYGDYENRGERDNEIKERIALIKSHLSEAREILLPKNSSGTPKHPMTWQRQKLKPTISKLLAEGIANC; from the coding sequence ATGAATCAAATAATTAAAGGAAAGGTTTATTCTCATGAACTTGATGGTTGGTTGGTGTCATGGGAAAGCGAGAGTGAATATCGCCACTGGTGTCACCAAACGAATGAGAATTTTGTAGAAAATCTTCTTGTGGTCATGTTCAACCCAGGTAGTCTCAGTGGAGATGGCAAAAATCTCCGAAAGGACACGACTCTAAGAATCCTGAGAGAAGTATGCGGGCCAGCAGGTGTTAATCCATTTGTTGTGAATCTTTTTGATTATGCCAGCCCTTCACCGGATGAACTCTTTTCAAATTGGGAGAAGCGAGACGGTTGCGGCTTGATTTTTTCAAAATTGGAAATGATTAAATTTTCTGCTTTTATCATGGCTTACGGTGACTACGAAAATCGAGGTGAACGTGACAATGAAATCAAAGAGCGTATAGCTTTGATTAAATCTCATCTTTCCGAAGCCAGAGAAATTCTTCTACCAAAGAACAGTAGCGGAACTCCAAAGCATCCAATGACTTGGCAGCGACAAAAGCTTAAACCAACAATTTCAAAGCTATTAGCCGAAGGTATAGCAAATTGTTGA
- a CDS encoding sulfite exporter TauE/SafE family protein: MNNAAHIYMKQKHIYGFLAGVVIGVLGGLIGLGGAEFRLPLLIGLFAFPALDAVILNKAMSLVVVTSALPFRASTVSWQAIADNWQVILNLLAGSLIGAWLGAGWATILRSEGLYKIIAFLLLAIACVLAGSHMVHGSGKPLLENVIALAVSGVLAGFIIGIVAALLGVAGGELLIPTLVILFGVNIKLAGSLSLAISLPTMLVSFARYSRDSSFSVLGANRSFLFIMAAGSLCGTWIGGMLLGIVSESILIPMLVLLLILSAIKVWRHTLIGGAR; the protein is encoded by the coding sequence ATGAATAATGCAGCGCACATCTATATGAAGCAGAAGCATATTTACGGCTTTCTTGCCGGCGTTGTTATCGGAGTTCTTGGTGGTTTGATCGGTTTGGGTGGGGCCGAATTTCGCCTTCCGCTTTTGATAGGTTTGTTTGCCTTTCCTGCTCTTGATGCCGTGATTCTCAATAAAGCAATGAGCCTGGTTGTTGTGACTTCCGCTTTACCGTTTAGAGCAAGTACGGTTTCCTGGCAAGCCATTGCTGATAATTGGCAAGTGATTCTCAACCTGCTTGCCGGCAGCCTTATTGGAGCCTGGCTCGGAGCTGGCTGGGCAACTATTCTCCGTTCCGAAGGGCTTTACAAGATCATTGCCTTTCTTCTGCTTGCAATTGCCTGTGTCCTTGCTGGCAGCCATATGGTGCATGGCTCTGGTAAGCCTTTGCTGGAAAATGTCATTGCTTTGGCAGTAAGCGGGGTACTTGCAGGCTTTATAATTGGTATCGTTGCTGCGCTGCTTGGTGTGGCAGGTGGAGAACTGCTGATTCCAACGCTGGTCATTTTATTTGGTGTCAATATCAAGTTGGCTGGCAGTCTCTCCCTTGCTATCAGCTTGCCAACCATGTTGGTCAGTTTTGCTCGTTATAGCCGTGACAGCAGCTTTTCTGTTCTCGGTGCCAACCGATCCTTCCTCTTTATTATGGCTGCCGGATCGTTATGCGGTACCTGGATCGGTGGAATGCTGCTTGGTATTGTTTCTGAGTCTATACTCATCCCGATGCTTGTTTTGCTTCTGATTTTATCAGCAATTAAAGTATGGCGCCATACTTTAATTGGTGGGGCCAGGTGA